One part of the Entelurus aequoreus isolate RoL-2023_Sb linkage group LG05, RoL_Eaeq_v1.1, whole genome shotgun sequence genome encodes these proteins:
- the LOC133649857 gene encoding protein sprouty homolog 3 — protein sequence MDPAHSFRMELDGLDPQQVPVLSLDQIRAIRAHNDYVDRPVALELASQSGIFYAHDERHPHGIYSQHPQQPRHSVMPRSQSQQQHAHMSHLSRSSTVSSSMSRTSAGSDQRLLAGLTQSHSGLASVVRSQPKRELKSDTSLSKILAEDELGRHQFICERCARCKCKECCAPRRLPSCWACGQRCLCSAESAVEYGTCLCCVKGLFYHCSAQDDEDNCADRPCSCAPAHAYARWGAMGLLALCLPCLCCYPPARLCLALCRCAHDRATRPGCRCSNTNTVCRKISAVSNPNSGHPSISSGKAVEKSL from the coding sequence ATGGACCCCGCACATTCCTTTAGGATGGAGCTGGATGGGCTGGACCCCCAGCAGGTCCCAGTGCTGTCGCTTGATCAAATCCGTGCCATCCGGGCCCACAATGACTACGTGGATAGGCCCGTGGCGCTGGAACTCGCTTCTCAATCTGGAATTTTCTACGCCCACGATGAGCGTCACCCGCACGGAATATATTCCCAGCATCCTCAGCAGCCCCGCCACTCGGTCATGCCCCGCAGCCAAAGTCAGCAGCAGCATGCTCACATGTCCCACTTAAGCCGTTCCAGTACTGTAAGCTCCTCCATGTCTCGGACCAGCGCCGGCTCAGACCAGAGGCTGCTGGCGGGGTTGACGCAGTCGCACTCCGGCTTGGCCTCGGTGGTTCGCTCTCAACCGAAAAGAGAACTCAAGTCCGACACTTCTCTGAGCAAAATCCTGGCAGAGGATGAGCTGGGCAGGCACCAGTTTATCTGCGAGCGGTGTGCTCGTTGTAAGTGCAAAGAGTGCTGCGCCCCACGCCGCCTACCCTCCTGCTGGGCCTGCGGACAACGCTGCCTTTGCTCAGCCGAGAGCGCCGTGGAGTATGGCACCTGCCTATGCTGCGTCAAAGGCCTCTTCTACCACTGCTCGGCCCAGGACGACGAAGACAATTGCGCCGACCGTCCGTGCTCCTGTGCCCCGGCCCATGCCTACGCCCGCTGGGGGGCCATGGGGCTTCTGGCGCTGTGCCTGCCCTGCCTCTGCTGCTACCCCCCTGCCAGGCTGTGCCTTGCCCTGTGCCGATGTGCCCATGACAGGGCTACACGTCCCGGCTGCAGGTGCAGCAACACCAACACTGTGTGCCGCAAAATCTCCGCCGTCTCCAATCCCAACTCGGGTCATCCCTCCATCAGCAGCGGCAAGGCTGTGGAGAAGTCGCTATGA